The genomic window ATTCATACGTTTGGAAAAGCTTTAGGTTGTCATGGCGCCGTCATTTTAGGTTCAGACCTTCTCAAACAATATTTAATCAATTATGCTCGCAGTTTTATTTATACTACAGCGCTACCTCCTCATGCCGTAGCTACTATTCAAGCTAGTTATGTAGCTTTAAAGAATACTAAGGTTATTCAAAATCTTAAAGAAAATATCCAATATTTTAGAGATGAAATTATAAAAAATGGCTTAGAACCTCATTTTATTAAAAGTACATCTGCTATCCACTGCTGTCTGATACCTGGAAATGATAAGGTAAAAGAAATAGCAACTTTTCTTGCCCAAAAAGGATTTGATGTAAAACCTATTCTCTCCCCTACCGTTAAAGAAGGAGAAGAGCGACTTCGGTTTTGCCTGCATAGCTATAATTCCAGCGTTGATATTTCGGAAGTTTTGTCGATCTTAGCTACCTTTGTAATATGAGTTCTCAATTTGTTACTGTTGCCCGGTATCAATACTCTGCCGAGGCGTTAATTGTAAAAGGAAAACTGGAATCCGAAGGGATTGAAGTGTTTATGACCGATATGCATACTATTGACATAGATCCCTTAGCAAGCAACGCAATCGGAGGGGTAAAAGTAAAGGTTCGATCGAGAGACAGGTTTGCAGCTTCCAGAGTTTTAGAAAGTATTCATCCGTATTCTGTTGATAACAATCAAAAACCTATTGAATGTCCCAAATGCAATAGTAAAAAGGTAATTTATACCACCACTATCGATAGTTTTAAAGGACTGGTGCAATATCTTTTTGGTTTTCTGCTTTTTCTACTCCCTACGTATCAAAAATTTGCCTACCGTTGTGAAGTTTGTGAAACCCAGTTTAATTTAAAATGAAAACTACTTTTTTTGTTACCGGTATTGGTACTGATGTAGGGAAGACGATTGCTTCAGCCATATTAATAGAGGCTCTTCAAGCTGATTACTTTAAACCGGTACAAGCCGGAGAT from Aquimarina sp. ERC-38 includes these protein-coding regions:
- a CDS encoding putative signal transducing protein gives rise to the protein MSSQFVTVARYQYSAEALIVKGKLESEGIEVFMTDMHTIDIDPLASNAIGGVKVKVRSRDRFAASRVLESIHPYSVDNNQKPIECPKCNSKKVIYTTTIDSFKGLVQYLFGFLLFLLPTYQKFAYRCEVCETQFNLK